The sequence below is a genomic window from Phaenicophaeus curvirostris isolate KB17595 chromosome 16, BPBGC_Pcur_1.0, whole genome shotgun sequence.
GTAGGAATGCATTCCCATTGCAGCTACCCTCGAAAAACAACTTATCAAACAGTTGAATCATTCCCTCTACCATGGGAATGACCCACAGGAAAGGACCTGTGGCACTTTAAGGCAGGGAGCACTTTACTTCTCCTGAGGAGCTCATCCAGATGACTATAATAAAGTCCAGGGACAACATCCAAGTACTCCATGGCCTTGCAAGGCAGCTCAGTCATTTattgtctttggaaaaaaacctgtacTTGGTGGGATTGAACTCTTCCCAAATCCTTTCAAACTCATCCAGAAAAGGCTTCACAAACTCAGTGTCTTCCGTGACCAGTACGTTCTCCCGGTTGTTCTGGATAGCTTGGTTGGTCCAGTTGAGGGAGCCCGTGATGAGCAGCTGCCTGTCCACGACAGCGAACTTGTGGTGCATGAAGCCGCTCTCCTGGTCGTGGCGCACCTGGATCCCTACAACGACACAAGAGCCTCTTCAGAGCCTGCTGCCCAGGTGCTGTGCCCACGGTGGCCGCTGGCCTGAGCAGGCTGCTAGCCCAGCAAGGCCACTGGCCCAGGCAGGCCACCTCATTGAGAGGCTGCTAGTCCAGTGAGGCCACCTCACTTAGCCGGCAGCCTGGGCCAGCTGTTAGGCTAGTGGTCTCGGCAGGCTGCTAGCCCAGTGAGGCCATTGGCCCAGGCTGGCTGTTGGCCCCCTCACCTGGCCACTCACAGGGGCAGGCTGCTAGCCCAGCAAGGCCACTGGCTTGAGCAGGCTGCTAGCCCAGCGAGGCCACCTCACTTGGCCACTGGCCTGGGCTGGCTGCTAGCCCAGTGAAGTCCCCCACCCTGGGCCACTCACAGGAGGAGGCTATTAGCCCAGCGAGGCCACTGGCTTGGGCAGGCTGCTAGCCCAGAGAGGCCACGGGCCTGGGCCAACTGCTAGCCCTGTGAGGCTGCCCCCTTGGGCCACTCAAACGAGGAGGCTGCTAGCCCAGAGAGGCCACAGGCCTGGGCCAACTGCTAGCCCTGTGAGGCTGCCCCCTTGGGCCGCTCACAGGAGCAGGCTGCTAGCCCAGCGAGGCCACAGGCTTGAGGAAGCTTCTAGGCCAGCGAGGCCACCGGCCCAGCCCGGCTGCTAGCCCAGAGAAGCTACTGGCTTGGGTGGGCTGTTAGCCCAGCGAGGCCACTGGCTTGAGCAGGCTGCTAGCCCAGCGAGGCCACCTCACTTGGCCACTGGCCTGGGCTGACTGCTAGCCCAGTGAAGTCCCCCACCCTGGGCCACTCACAGGAGCAGGCTATTAGCCCAGAGAGGCCACAGGCCTGGGCCAACTGCTAGCCCCGTGAGGCTGCCCCCTTGGGCCACTCACAGGAGCAGGCTGCTAGCCCAGCGAGGCCACAGGCTTGAGGAAGCTTCTAGGCCAGAGAGGCCACCGGCGCAGGCCGGCTGTTAGCCCAGAGAAGCTACCGGCTCGGTCGGGCCGTTAGCCCAGCGAGGCCGCCCCCCGGGGCCTCTCGCACGATGGGGCCGCCAGCGATGTTGCCCCATCCCCGGCCCCGCAGGCCGCTCACCGTGGCTCCGCAGGGCCCCGATCTGCGAGCCGGAGACCCCCATGTACCGCGAGTCGGTGAGGACGCGGACGCGGACCCCGCGCTGGTGCAGGCGGCGCAGCGCCCGGCCCAGCTCGGGGCTGGAGAAGGTGAAGACGCAGACGTCGAGCGAGCGGCGGGCGCCGAGCAGCAGGCGCAGCAGCCGCAGCAACTCGCTGTCGCCCGGCGGCAGCGGGCAGCGGCacggcggccccggccccgaCAGCAGCGCCTCGGGGCAGCGCGGAGCCGCGGGGAAGAACAGcacctcccgccgccgccgccgccggccccgcagcagcagcagcgccagcagccacagagacagccccgcggccgccgccgccgcccgcagcccccgcaTCCCGCGGGGGAGAGAccgcccccagccctgccccgcCGGGCGCCGagcccctcctcccctcctcactcccctctcccccttctccctcctctcccctcccctctcttcccccctcctctcctctccctctcctctcttcccctctcctctcttccccttctcctcctctcctctccctctcctctcttcccctctcctctcttccccttctcctcctctcctctcttcccctcccctctcctcctcctctcctctccctctcctctcccctcttccccctctcctctccctctcctctcttcccctctcctcctcttctcctctcttctccctctcctctcctctcttccccctctccctctcccctcccctcttccccctctccctctcccctcttccccctctccctctcctctcccctcttccccctctccccttttccccctcccctcgcccTGCCCCAGATAGCAGCAGgggctcagggtgcactcaGCAGGTCCCCTCCACCGGGCTCTGTCCCTGTGCACATAAaatttgggttgggagggacctcaaagcccatccagtcccacccctgccatgggcagggacacctccctctggatcaggggctccaagccccatccagcctggccttgaaccccttcagggatggggcagctgcaacttccctgggcaagctaggccagggcctcctcaccctcatcatgaagaatttcttctaaatgtctcatctaaatctttctccttccaatttaaagacattccccctcatcctatcactccgtGTCATTGTAAAAagtcctccccagctttcctggagcacctttcactactggaagctgctctaaagtctcccccaagccttctcttttccaggctgaacaacctccactctctgagcctgtcctcatagcagagatgctgcagccctCCGATTAttttcatggcctcctctggacctcttccaacagttccatatccttcttatgttggggactCATAAAATGGTTTGCAAGGACATCCCCAatcagatcaggttgctccaagccccatccaacctggtcttgaatgtttccagggatggagcacccACCACCTCTCCGGGCAACCTCTGCCCTGCCTCACCACACTGAgttcccaccaccaccccactGCAGGAAGGCGAACCACACTGGAACAAGGAAGGTCCTGCTTTAATCAGCGTGTCTTTAAGGGCAGTGAAAGCAGGCTGCAGACATTTCGTTATCAAAGTCGTGCTAAGTTCCTGAGCTGCAGGAACTTGCCCAGACCATTAGCTTGATATTCCAACCCCTGGATCTGTTCTGGCAGGCAGCACATCTGGCTTCATGCTACACAGGAGCCCTGGGTTCACAGACTTCAATTCCGCCCCCCGCTTCTTTCCCTGGGGTATTTTATAAGAGTTAAGGCCATGCTTTCCAGTCCCAGGCTCAGAAACGGTACGCTATCCAGAGCCTCCTCCCTGACACAGCCCCAGTTTCCCCATCCTGATCCAGAGATGGACACTGTGACACCGTACACAAAAGCAAGGAAGAAGAAGATTAAGCCCTAGGCTTGACCTGGTATTTCGGAGGAAGCTACACCCCTGTTCAGAACCACAGGCTTTGCTGGGGAGACAAAGTTCTAATAATGGATGGCTTGGAAGAGTTATTCCTGAAAATCCAGGAACAGTCCAGCACGCAAGAA
It includes:
- the PLD6 gene encoding mitochondrial cardiolipin hydrolase gives rise to the protein MRGLRAAAAAAGLSLWLLALLLLRGRRRRRREVLFFPAAPRCPEALLSGPGPPCRCPLPPGDSELLRLLRLLLGARRSLDVCVFTFSSPELGRALRRLHQRGVRVRVLTDSRYMGVSGSQIGALRSHGIQVRHDQESGFMHHKFAVVDRQLLITGSLNWTNQAIQNNRENVLVTEDTEFVKPFLDEFERIWEEFNPTKYRFFSKDNK